A single Micromonospora luteifusca DNA region contains:
- a CDS encoding DUF4097 family beta strand repeat-containing protein has protein sequence MRKFDSPTPISTVLDIPAGRVRFIAADRVDTAVEILPADASNGRDVQVAEQTTVEYSDGVLRIEASAKNRYFGSSGSIEVTVQLPAGSRVEAKAASAELRGVGRFGDVAFEVAHGHIKLDEAASARLTTAAGDVSVGRLNGPAEISTRKGDIRVTEAVRGTVVLRTDAGELSVGAAHGVSAALDASTGFGRIHNALKNTEGTADLNIHATTGYGDVVARSL, from the coding sequence ATGCGGAAGTTCGACAGCCCCACCCCTATCTCCACCGTCCTGGACATCCCCGCCGGCCGTGTGCGGTTCATCGCCGCCGACCGCGTCGACACCGCGGTCGAGATCCTCCCCGCGGACGCCTCGAACGGCCGCGACGTGCAGGTCGCGGAGCAGACCACTGTCGAATACAGCGACGGCGTTCTGCGGATCGAGGCTTCGGCGAAGAACAGGTACTTCGGCAGTTCCGGATCCATCGAGGTGACGGTCCAACTGCCCGCCGGTTCCCGGGTCGAGGCCAAGGCGGCCAGCGCCGAACTGCGGGGCGTCGGACGGTTCGGCGACGTCGCCTTCGAGGTCGCACACGGCCACATCAAGCTCGACGAGGCCGCCAGCGCCCGACTCACCACTGCCGCTGGTGACGTCTCGGTCGGCCGCCTCAACGGCCCCGCGGAGATCAGCACCAGAAAGGGCGACATCCGCGTCACCGAGGCCGTGCGCGGCACGGTCGTCCTGCGCACGGACGCCGGCGAACTGTCGGTCGGCGCCGCCCACGGCGTCTCGGCCGCCCTGGACGCCAGTACCGGCTTCGGCCGGATCCACAACGCGCTGAAGAACACCGAAGGCACCGCCGACCTGAACATCCACGCGACCACCGGCTACGGCGACGTCGTCGCCCGCAGCCTCTGA
- a CDS encoding ATP-binding cassette domain-containing protein, whose amino-acid sequence MTNLAISANGLHKSYGDKIVLDGIDLAVPEGTIFALLGPNGAGKTTTVQILSTLIPADGGTVHVAGHDLARKPDDVRGAIGVTGQYSAVDKLLTGEENLLLMADLNHLSRRDGKRKAAGLLERFDLVDAASKPASTYSGGMQRRLDLAMTLVGDPRLIFLDEPTTGLDPRSRRSMWQIVRELVANGVTIFLTTQYLEEADELADRIALLDHGRLIAEGTAEELKRLIPGGHIELTFTDTHLLDAARHLLGTGVADPEALSLQVPSDGSVRAIRELLARLDEGSIDIDEMSVHTPDLDDVFLTLTGRQKETTR is encoded by the coding sequence ATGACCAACCTGGCCATCTCAGCGAACGGGCTGCACAAGTCCTACGGCGACAAGATCGTGCTCGACGGCATCGACCTGGCCGTCCCCGAAGGAACGATCTTCGCGCTGCTCGGCCCGAACGGGGCGGGCAAGACCACCACCGTCCAGATCCTGTCCACGCTGATCCCCGCCGATGGCGGCACCGTCCACGTCGCCGGCCACGACCTGGCCCGAAAGCCGGACGACGTACGCGGCGCGATCGGCGTCACCGGGCAGTACTCGGCCGTCGACAAGCTGCTCACCGGCGAGGAGAACCTGCTCCTCATGGCCGACCTGAATCACCTGTCCCGCCGAGATGGCAAGCGCAAGGCCGCCGGGCTGCTCGAACGGTTCGACCTGGTCGACGCGGCAAGCAAGCCCGCCAGCACCTACTCCGGTGGAATGCAGCGCAGGCTCGACCTCGCGATGACCCTGGTCGGCGACCCCCGCCTGATCTTCCTGGACGAGCCCACCACCGGGCTCGACCCCCGCAGCCGTCGCTCCATGTGGCAGATCGTCCGTGAACTGGTCGCCAACGGCGTCACCATCTTCCTCACCACCCAGTACCTGGAAGAGGCCGACGAACTCGCCGACCGCATCGCCCTCCTCGACCACGGACGCCTGATCGCCGAAGGCACCGCCGAGGAGCTCAAGCGACTCATCCCCGGCGGCCACATCGAACTCACCTTCACCGACACGCACCTGCTCGACGCCGCTCGGCACCTCCTCGGAACAGGAGTCGCCGACCCCGAGGCGCTCAGCCTGCAGGTGCCCAGCGACGGAAGTGTCCGCGCGATCCGCGAACTGCTCGCCCGCCTGGACGAAGGCTCGATCGACATCGACGAGATGAGCGTCCACACCCCCGATCTCGACGACGTTTTCCTCACCCTCACCGGCCGCCAGAAGGAGACCACCCGATGA
- a CDS encoding ABC transporter permease, with product MNTLTLAMRDSSTMVRRQLKRLLRYPSMTVQLVATPAILLVLFVYVFGGTLGAGIGGGRDAYVDYVVPGILLMAAATAATGTAVMVATDMTEGIIARFRSMRISRASVLTGHVIGSLVQQLLSMAVLIGIALAIGFRPNASAVEWLAAAGVLTLLVLAVTWLAVALGLKSSTPEAASNAPMPLILLPFLGSGFVPTDSMPTALRWFAEYQPFTPIMETVRGLLLGTPIGNSAVIAAAWCTGIALVSYLWAKNTFNKA from the coding sequence ATGAACACCCTCACGCTCGCCATGCGTGACTCCTCCACGATGGTCCGGCGGCAGCTCAAGCGCCTGCTCCGCTACCCGTCCATGACCGTGCAGCTGGTCGCGACGCCCGCCATCCTCCTGGTCCTGTTCGTCTATGTCTTCGGCGGCACCCTTGGCGCGGGCATCGGCGGCGGTCGCGACGCCTACGTCGACTACGTCGTCCCCGGCATCCTGCTCATGGCGGCAGCCACGGCCGCGACCGGAACCGCCGTCATGGTCGCCACCGACATGACCGAAGGCATCATCGCCCGCTTCCGCAGCATGCGAATCTCCCGGGCCTCGGTCCTGACCGGCCACGTCATCGGCAGCCTCGTCCAGCAGTTGCTCAGCATGGCCGTTCTCATCGGCATCGCCCTCGCCATCGGCTTCCGCCCGAACGCCAGCGCAGTCGAGTGGCTGGCCGCCGCCGGAGTGCTCACCCTGCTCGTCCTGGCCGTCACCTGGCTGGCGGTCGCTCTCGGCCTGAAGTCCTCGACCCCCGAGGCCGCCAGCAACGCGCCGATGCCCCTGATCCTGCTTCCCTTTCTCGGCAGCGGCTTCGTCCCCACCGACTCCATGCCCACCGCCCTCCGCTGGTTCGCCGAATACCAGCCCTTCACCCCGATCATGGAAACCGTCCGCGGCCTTCTGCTCGGCACCCCGATCGGCAACAGCGCCGTCATCGCCGCCGCCTGGTGCACCGGAATCGCCCT